gagctgcttggccggagccgtggggcccgactccccaggccggcaccggggccgagccgcttggccggagccgtggggcctgactccccgggccggcaccggggccggtgccgcgggtcccgagctgggccgggtcgGAGCCGCTCAGCTGGGACCAGAccgagccaggggtgcttggccgggatcgggctggggagcttggccggggccagggggagccgctcaagtggagctggactgggccaCGCGCGCCGTCCGCCCCAcctggcttacctgcctgctcctcgtttcaggcttcccgcgaacatctgattcacgggaagcaggggagggggaggagaaggagggcggagcgttcaggggagagggggaggtgagctggggctgggggccgggcagacagctgcccgagctttgttaaatttaaaaactttttagaacctggttgtcctggaacaaccggttctaaaaaggcatctaaatttaacaaccggttcgcgcgaaccgctgcgaaccggctggagctcaccactgggtctGAGCCTGCGTCCTGTCATTTTGCAATGTGGATGCAGCTCGAGCTGCAGACCCGTGGGAAGGTCTGTGCAGTGAGATCTGGGCCATTAGcatggctgggagacccagggcagCAATTGTAAGCCCAGTGCAGTgtggcccagccttgttggggttacgaggactctgccagacaggagagtggaaggggagtcctcaagggcagggaggcctctgggtaaaggaagtgggagtgaggagTCAGAGCCTTTCACTACCCCATTGCACCGGGGtcgtgcagaagccaggaaagttccccgcAATAGCGGGACCATGTCCCCTGCTTACACTAGCACTGCCAGCTCTAACCGACCCTGTGGCTGGGCAGATAAACACCCACAGGAGCCAGCCAGAGTAACCCAACAATTCTCTCCACAGGCAAAGCCTCGAACCCAGACCCCACAGGACGAGACAGCAGTGAAAAGAAACAGAACAAGGACGATTCAGCGACCTGGAGTTGATTTGTTCAGCGCCTGCCAAGGCTTGTTTGACCCTGGGGATCAAAGCGGTGCCAAGGGAAGCTTTGAAACAGTTCATTCGAACACAACTCAGACACAGCCTGGCGGTCAAAgtattcaggcaaaactcaccATCAAATTATATTTGAAAGGTGTTTTTCCTGCTCACCCCACGTAGCCAAACCGCTCCTGAGCTGTAATCCAGTGAGCTGCTTTGAAACTGTCCTTACGAAGGGCTCTGCCGGCACCACCAGACCCAGTGCGAACAGGCCTCAGTTACCGGTGGCTGCAGAAAGGTCGTTCAAGGGAAGATATCTCTGGTTTTGGAGTCCAGGAGCctttcagagagagaaaagatgtgGAACAGGTCGTGTGCTGCTGAGACGACGGAGCCAGAGCCAGATCCAGACCTGGGTTCCCAGGAAACCCCAATGACACAAAACGGAACAACTCACGTGCCCATCCccccccaggctggagagagctgCACAATCTGCCCTACAGGTACAGCTGCCTCTGTGGGGTCTGCTCACCCTTCTCCTGTCCAACCCGCATTCACTCAGCGAGGGCCTTTAGCTCCCTCTAGTGGCCGGTCCATGTAAAAGACACAACTCAGCCTCGGCCTTCAATATACTGCGGCCTTTAGCCCAGGCAGGAGCGTCTGTGGCTTTCGATCCAGAGGTCCCGGCTCAGTCCCTGCGTATTCAGCCCACTTCCTCCATCAGCGCTAGACAGGCTGGTCAACTTTCCATCAACGCCTTCTGGGTGGGAAACGCTGCTTTGAACAAgacagactccccccccccccccccccccccccacccccccccaccccacggccccccccccccccccccccccccccccccccccccccccccccccccccacccccccccccccccccccccacgccaccccccccccaccccagccccccccaccccagccccccccacccccacccacccccaaccccccccccccccccctcccccaccacacacacaatttttttgtTCAGAAATGTCCAGGGTTTCAAATGGAAACACTGCCAGTCTGCATTCCAGATGGGcatgggttggggggaggggacttttgtgttagaaaataagagaagaatcaatttttgatttaaaatgtcaaggtcccctcctcccattctctccTTTTTTTAACTAAATACTTTCACTGGAAACATTTTCAAGGAGCCGGGGAAATCTCTGAAAACCTCAAATTGAAACCCTTGTTTTTTCTGTGGGTTTTTCTTCCAGAAAAGTTGAAAGGGCTTTCCCCTCCAGTTGGAATGAAAATGTTCACTTCATTCACTCGAAATGTCTCTCTCTATTTGCAGAATAGCTCCTGTTTTCAAACAAACTCCAGCTGATGCAGTTAATCAGTATAGGGCCCGGCCCTCCCTGCCGTAGCGGCAGTGTGAGCATTCCTGGCTGTTTCTATTACAGGTTTGCTGTCTGGGTTGAAACCATGGGCACGTCGCTGGGCAGTTCAGAGTGTGAGTCTCAATCTCGTACTGatcatcaccatcatcatcttcatcatTGCACTGTCAGGTGAGTGTGGAGCCTGCACTGACCCTGTCTCTGCACCTTACACTCCGTGCTGGAAATGTCACAATCCCTCCcaacttctcccccttcccccagcccacccctgctTCAACAGTCACATCAATCTCTGCTGAGCTGGGGGCGTTTCTGGGGGGTCTCCCCAGTGTCCAGCTCCCACTAGCTGTTGGCTCGCTCTGCCCTGTCACCCAAACAACTCTGgttacccagggctgtgagtcacCGTGTTATTTCCCTGCCTGCAGTGGGAGGGAGCCATACCTGCGCCTGGCTGGCTGTCAGCTCCCTAaacccaccagcctttcagcctCACAAGCCCTCTCCTCCCGGCTAGGCCAGCCCTGGCTTTGCCCTGCAGGTAACAAtagctgcaccccagtccctgtGTCCCGTTGCAGCGCTGCCCTGTGACATCCAGCCCTGACACTGGGTCTCACAGAAACCCCAGATCCGCTGCCCCCAGAGATGCCATGTGTCCCTGTCCAATAGTTTTACTTTATATTGCTGTATCACACACAGTACTTCTGAGCACTGGGTCTGCACTCAGCTTTCTTGTCTACTAAAGCCACCCACCCAAAGTCCAGTCTCTTGCCGAGCTGGCCGGCTTCACAGGAATGAGGCTCCAAGTCTTCCTGaaaccccccctgctcctactCAGTGAATGGATCCAGTGGGTCTTTTCCCCTTCTCTGTTATAGTCAAACTGAGACAAGTGCCACTCAGTGGCTGGTTGCATCATCCCAGGTGTTCCTAGTCTATACCTAGCATCTCACCTGTAGGTGCACGGGGGTAAcagccataggtgctgactccatgagtgctccagggctggagcacccacggggaaaaattagtcggttctctgcacccactggcagccaagctccctgccccaccctgccaccgcctcctcctcccctgagtgtgctttGTCCCCACTCCTTGCCTACCTCTCAGCATTTTGGTGgcgtgctgggagggagggggaggagcgggaacatggtgcgctcaggggaagaggtggggccgggtagggatttggggaaggaattggaatagggacagggagggggtggagtgggggtgggactgagggcagaaggggggttgagcacccaggAGAAAGCAGGGAAGCTGGCACCTATGGTAACAGTGCCATCTGGTGGCTGTTTATAATTATTGGTTGGCTGATACTTTAAGAGGCCTCACCCCCTGGCCTTTTTTGAGAGCACGATTTTGTGCCCACAACACACTGCCCTGGTATTGCTTCCCCCAGACCAGCCCGGCCATTCAGATGCTGAAATGTCTGATGTGCAGGTGCAATCAGGTGTCTCAATGGCAGCATCTGTGAGGCATGGGATACCTAGGGcagccctcactgaaaatgccaagatcagggcagggcaggctgcaccAAGGAGAGCAGATACTCACCAGTTTTGGGAGAAACACTGAAGCTGGACTCCCCAActagtcacaaactgtgctcgtGATCCCCCACACATTGGTTATCaataagttaaaaaaagaaatcatccAGCCCACTttactgcattccagttctctggctcccaatcacaCATGgttccagtacagtgagaagttatttaaaagctctgctcactatacaaaatgttcttgtgaccccaaagggccagtcacaTTACCAGGCCAGTATTAGGTTGAATCTTAgccaaaataccatgctgccagccagTCCTTTAGCACCTAAATCTAAAGGttcattataaaagaaagaacaagaagagttgttaaatggtcaagcagtcagatacatacaGAGACTTCAAAGTCCTTAGATCAGATTCTTAGCTGCATTGGTGAGTTTCCTGCCTTGAAAGTCCccctggaacatccccagcttggatgggtcacTCAGTCCTTTGCTCAGAGCTGCAGTTTGCAGAAAAGTTCCTGCAGAGGTGAGAAttaggattgaagacaaaatggcgAAGGTGCAGCTGCCCTTTGTTTTGCTATGTGGCTGGTacttcctttgtcccaaacacaagctcacagcacatggcatggaagaGCTGTAGAGTTCTCTGTCCACCGGCCTGTCCctacatgtcttgctgactcaaggTGTAGCCCCTGTCTCCTTTCCAcgggttcattgtacagctgatgaccctggatGGGCCACTGAGCAGGCTGGGCAGTGCCAATGCCAATCTGTCTGGGAGTGTCACCCAAAAACACAGCACAGCTATACCCCACACATCTATAACTCATAGCACAAAAGTGACACAACCGTATAAACAAGGTTATCCtgcttggcaaatcataacactTTCGCAGCTTCCTGACTGAgtgacccatccaagctggggatgttccagggGGACTTTCAAGACAGGAAACTCATCAATGCAGCTAAGAATCTGATCTAAGGACTTTGAAGTCTCTGTATTTATCTGACTGCTTGACCATTTAActactctcttcttgttctttcttttataatgaaCCTTTAGATTTAGGTGCTAAGGGGCTGTTCTAGGTACCACCAGCTCGGTTGCAATTTGATAATATTGGTATCAGTAACATCACTAAgtgatgctgtatggaatatATGAATCACAGTCTGTGCTTGCAGGGGGCAAAATGGGGACCCCAGCAAAGGAGCCCAAGGTTGGAAGCGAGACTCCAGTTTCACAGCTTGCCTAGTTGTGGGGAGCTGGTGGGTGGCGCTGGCCTCTCTCTGTTGTGAAGGGGAACGTGCCCAGGCATAAGCTCAGCTTCCATGGTGTGGAGGGGGTGCGGGGTTCCATGATGTGGTGTCACTAGGGCTTGTTGCCGTGGCTACAGAGGGTGACGGGCAGATCTCTCACCCTGTTACTTTCTCATCTCCAGCAAAGAAACCTGAGCCGTGTCCAGCTGATCCCACCTGCCCAGATGGCTGGGTCGGATACCTGGGGAAGTGTTACTATTTCTCACAGGCTGAAGGGAGCTGGACCCACAGCCAGAGCCACTGCTCTGTCCTCGGTGCCTCCCTGGCGGTGATTGACACCCAGCAGGAAATGGTGAGACCCAGATTCTGGGCTGCACAGGATGGGGGTGGCAAAGGCGGCTTTATGCTGGGTTTGTCCTGGGGTCCATGGCCCCAGATGCTGCTTGAATTTAGAGCAACTTCTCACATCCCAGAATAGCCAGAGTGCAGAGAGCTCCACCCACTCGCCATCCTCCCCGTTCACTGGGGATTGAGTCGGAGCAGTGTGGGGCTAATGTGCCGACCCTCTGCTCCAGGGGAATCCCCAACAGGGGAATCCAGTTATTTTCCAGCCCTTTAATGGGACAGGAGCAGCATTGCCAACCCAAAAGTTCAGAAATCATCAATAGGGACCCCCCAAACCATGAGATTGACGTTAAAATAACAGCTGTCAcggcttttaatttattttctggtGTCGTAGCTTTTAAGGGGTCACATTTACAAGTTTTTCTCTGTAACCATGAGGCCTAGAAACTTCTGAAAGACGAGAGTCTCttgtaatcacctgactccaggagctggggt
The sequence above is a segment of the Mauremys mutica isolate MM-2020 ecotype Southern chromosome 12, ASM2049712v1, whole genome shotgun sequence genome. Coding sequences within it:
- the LOC123345840 gene encoding early activation antigen CD69-like, which codes for MSLSLQSRWIPGLCRHHQTQCEQASVTGGCRKVVQGKISLVLESRSLSEREKMWNRSCAAETTEPEPDPDLGSQETPMTQNGTTHVPIPPQAGESCTICPTGLLSGLKPWARRWAVQSVSLNLVLIITIIIFIIALSAKKPEPCPADPTCPDGWVGYLGKCYYFSQAEGSWTHSQSHCSVLGASLAVIDTQQEMAFLLRYKGPSDHWIGLRREPGQHWMWTNGTKFNNWFPIAGGGLCAFADNGEIVSSGCSREGHWICSKAAEKPAGRAK